Proteins encoded within one genomic window of Columba livia isolate bColLiv1 breed racing homer chromosome 1, bColLiv1.pat.W.v2, whole genome shotgun sequence:
- the SOWAHC gene encoding ankyrin repeat domain-containing protein SOWAHC has translation MPAAALSSWSAGVSRPGRARRRAEASGEAPGGGRRLGAAEPARRLRSLREAARGGSPQLKRGALPGGTRGRGGGGDSDSASVASSSAEEEGSTTGAVALDPLEHAWMLSASDGRWESLEGLLSCEPALLCKRDFITGFTVLHWAAKHGRQELLATLVNFAQRHQLPVDINARTSGGHTALHIAAMHGHAEVVKLLVGAYDADVDIRDYSGRKAAQYLHQGTSGDMRSLVGALEEEEEEEGAAGNGSGRWRLSKVLPSNLMSYRLHHHHHSTGEEAEGTEGAAVPGKGKEITRKASSSGRMKPRLNKIRFRTQIIHNTPSFRGDTEEEEHEEKSLKASFRLRPKSNVFG, from the exons ATGCCGGCAGCCGCCCTCAGCTCGTGGAGCGCCGGCGTGAGCCGCCCCGGCCGAGCCCGGCGGCGGGCGGAGGCCAGCGGAGAGGCTCCCGGCGGGGGCCGCCGCCTGGGCGCGGCGGAGCCGGCGAGGAGGCTGCG GAGCCTGCGGgaggcggcgcggggcggctCGCCCCAGCTGAAGCGCGGAGCCCTCCCGGGGGGAACCCGCGGccgtggcggcggcggcgactCGGACAGCGCCTCGGTGGCCTCGTCCTCCGCCGAGGAGGAGGGGAGCACCACCGGTGCCGTGGCTCTGGACCCCCTGGAGCACGCCTGGATGCTATCGGCCTCGGACGGGCGGTGGGAGAGCCTGGAAGGGCTGCTAAGCTGTGAGCCGGCGCTGCTCTGCAAGCGGGACTTCATCACCGGCTTCACGGTGCTGCACTGGGCCGCCAAGCACGGgcggcaggagctgctggccaCGCTGGTCAACTTTGCCCAGCGGCACCAGCTGCCCGTGGACATCAACGCCCGCACCAGCGGCGGGCACACCGCCCTGCACATCGCAGCCATGCACGGCCACGCCGAAGTGGTGAAGCTGCTGGTGGGCGCCTACGACGCCGACGTGGACATCCGCGACTACAGCGGGCGCAAGGCTGCACAGTACCTGCACCAGGGCACATCAGGGGACATGCGGAGCCTGGTGGGGGccctggaggaagaggaggaggaggaaggggctgCCGGCAATGGGAGCGGGCGCTGGAGGCTCTCCAAGGTGTTGCCCTCCAACCTCATGAGCTACCGACTCCACCATCATCATCACAGCACTGGGGAGGAAGCTGAGGGTACCGAGGGGGCAGCGGTGCCAGGCAAGGGCAAGGAGATTACCAGAAAAGCCTCCAGCAGTGGGCGGATGAAGCCTCGGCTTAATAAGATCCGCTTCAGGACTCAGATCATCCACAACACACCCTCCTTTCGCGGTGacactgaggaagaagagcatGAGGAGAAATCTCTGAAAGCATCATTCAGGCTCAGGCCGAAGTCCAATGTCTTTGGATAA